The following coding sequences lie in one Apium graveolens cultivar Ventura chromosome 3, ASM990537v1, whole genome shotgun sequence genomic window:
- the LOC141713453 gene encoding rac-like GTP-binding protein 5 yields the protein MSASRFIKCVTVGDGAVGKTCLLISYTSNTFPTDYVPTVFDNFSANVVVDGSTINLGLWDTAGQEDYNRLRPLSYRGADVFLLAFSLISKASYENVAKKWIPELRHYAPGVPIILVGTKLDLRDDKQFFVDHPGAVPITSAQGEELKKLIGAPAYIECSSKTQQNVKAVFDAAIKVVLQPPKQKKKKKKGQKACSIL from the exons ATGAGTGCTTCAAGATTCATCAAGTGTGTTACTGTTGGTGATGGTGCTGTTGGCAAGACTTGTTTGCTCATTTCCTACACCAGCAACACTTTTCCCACG GATTATGTTCCAACTGTCTTTGACAATTTCAGTGCCAATGTGGTTGTAGATGGGAGCACCATCAACCTTGGTTTATGGGATACTGCTG gtCAAGAAGATTACAACAGATTGAGACCTTTGAGCTACCGCGGAGCAGATGTATTTCTCCTTGCATTTTCTCTGATTAGCAAAGCTAGCTATGAAAATGTTGCGAAGAAG TGGATTCCAGAACTTAGGCACTATGCACCTGGAGTTCCAATAATTCTTGTTGGAACAAAGCTTG ATCTGAGGGATGACAAGCAGTTCTTTGTAGACCATCCTGGTGCAGTGCCCATTACTTCAGCTCAA GGAGAGGAGTTGAAGAAACTAATTGGAGCTCCCGCATACATCGAGTGTAGCTCAAAAACGCAGCAG AATGTGAAAGCAGTTTTTGATGCGGCTATTAAGGTAGTGCTGCAACCACCCAagcaaaagaaaaagaagaaaaagggccAAAAGGCTTGTTCAATACTGTGA